TCTCCAGGCCCTATTGGGCCGATGTCGCGGAAGAGGCCACCCTGGTCACTTTCGGCCTCATCCTCATCTTCCTGGCCCAGGGCCGGGCCGCCCTCTTCGGCCTGATCGTCGCGACCGTTGCAATCGTCGGCTCATTCGGAAGTTCGTATTATCTCTTCAAAAGTCGCGGCTTCCTGCTCGACCCGCTTTACCCGGCCGGGATTGCCTTCTTCATCTTCGTGGCTGCGACGCTCATCGGCTTCATCCGGACCGAGCGGGAGAAGGCTCATGTGCGCGGGGCGTTCTCGCGTTATCTGTCGCCGATCCTCGTCGACCAGCTCTCGAAGAACCCCGAGAAGCTGAAACTGGGCGGCGAATTGCGCGAGTTGACCGTCATGTTCAGCGATATCCGCGGCTTCACCAAGCTTTCGGAAGGGCTCGATCCACAGCGCCTCACGACCGTCATCAACTCTTTCCTCACCCCCATGACCCGCGTCATCCAGAACCGCCAGGGCACGATCGATAAATATATCGGCGATTGCATCATGGCCTTCTGGAACGCGCCGATCGACGTCGAACCCCATGGCCGCATGGCGATCCTCGCTGCCTATGACATGCGCGCCGAACTAGTCCGCATCAACCAGCGCTTTGCCGAGGAAGCCGCCAGGACCGGCGACAAGCTCATCGAGATCCGGATCGGCATGGGCCTCAATTCCGGCATCTGCTGCGTCGGCAATATGGGTTCCGACCAGCGCTTCGACTATTCGGTGCTGGGCGACACGGTCAACACCGCCTCGCGCCTCGAAAGCCTGTCGCCGGCCTATTTCGTCGACCTCGTCATCGGCGAGGAGACGGCGCTCACCGTTCCCGACTTCGCCCTCCTCGAACTCGACCAGGTGCGGGTGAAAGGCAAGAACGTGCCGGTGCGCATCTATACCGGGCTTGGCGACGAGCGTGTGGCAAAGAGCAACAGCTTTCAGGCCCTGAAAGGCGTCCATGATGCGATGCTGGCCGCCTATCGCGGCCAGGCCTGGTCGGCGGCCAGGGCATCGCTGGCCTTGGCCCGCGAGGCTGCGCCCGAGACGCTCGCCAAGTTCTACGACATGTACGAAGTCCGCATCGCGGAATATGTCGCGGTGCCACCGCCGGAAGATTGGGACGGCGTCTATGTGGCGACGACCAAGGGCGGGTAAGTCCAAGAACCCCTCACCCCAACCCCTCTCCCCGGAGGGGCGAGGGGCTTTAGAGCGCGCTCGCTGGAAAGTCCCTCGCCCCGCTTGCGGGGAGAGGGTCGGGGTAAGGGGCGCTTAACTCAATCCTCGATATCGAGCGCGTACCCTGCCGAGCGCACGGTGCGGATCAAGTCCGGCAGGCCGTCGACATTGATGGCCTTGCGGAGGCGCCGGATATGCACGTCGACCGTGCGCGGCTCGACATAGATGTCGCGGCCCCAGACATGGTCGAGGAGCTGCTCGCGCGAGAAGACGCGGCCCTGGTTTTCCATGAGGAACTTCAGCAGGCGGAACTCGGTCGGGCCCAGATGCAGGTCCTTGTTGTCGCGCCGCACCCGGTGTGTCGCCAGATCCATCTCGAGATCGGCATAGATGAGGTTCTCTTCGCCCGATTGCGGCCGCGCCCGGCGCAAGGCGGCCTTCGCGCGGGCCATCAGTTCCGAGGGGCTGAAGGGCTTGGTCACATAATCGTCGGCCCCGGTCTCGAGGCCGCGGATCTTGTCGGCCTCTTCGCCCTTGGCGGTCAGCATGATGATGGCCGCCGATTTCAAATCCGGTGTCCGGCGGATCTGGCGGCAAACCTCGATGCCCGAGACCAGCGGCAGCATCCAGTCGAGGAGGATGAGATCCGGCGTCTCTTCGCGCGCCTTCACCAGCGCGTCCTCGCCATTGGTCGCTTCCACCACCCGGTAGCCTTCGGCTTCCAGATTGTATTTGAGAAGGGTGAGCAGGGCCGGCTCGTCCTCGACCACCAGCACCACGGGCTTGGCGCGTTGATCGGAGGCGGTATCACCTCGCGGTGCATCCGCCCGTCTTGGGCGTTCAGCCATGGATCGCAACATTGGTCGTATCTCCCTTGGGGCGCGTCTCGTCGATGGGCTTGCCATGGACCAGGAAATGCACCGTTTCGGCGATGTTGGTGGCATGGTCGCCGATCCGCTCGATGTTCTTGGCGATGAACAGCAGATGGGTCGAGGCACCGATATTGCGCGGATCCTCCATCATGTAGGTGAGGAGTTCCCGGAACAGCGAATTGTACATCTCGTCGATGCTCTCATCCGAGCGCCAGGCAGCGAGCAGGCCCTCGGCATCATCATTGGCATAGGCCGAGAGCACAGCGCTGATCAGTTTGATCGCGAGATCACCCATGCGCGGGATCGACCCCGTGGGCTTCAGCGGCGCCTGCTGGTTGAGCTGCAGGGTGCGCTTGGCGATGTTCTTGGCATAGTCGCCGATCCGCTCGATATCGGACGAGATCTTGATCGCCGCAACCACTTCGCGCAGGTCCTTGGCCATCGGCTGGCGAAGTGCGAGGATCTTGAGCGAATCCTGCGCCACCGTCATCTCGATGGCATCGATCCCCTTGTCGCTCTCGATGACCCGGACGGCCTTGTCGGAATCGCGCTTGGCCAGGGCCTGGATGGCGTCGGTCAGTTGCGCCTCGGCGCGGCCGCCCATGGCCAGGATCTGCTCGCGCAGCTTGCGAAGTTCGTCGTCGAAGCTCTTCACGATATGGTCGGGGGCTTTCTGCGGCATCATCAATTGCTCCTCAGCCGAACCGGCCGGTGATATAGCCCTGGGTCCGCTCGTCCTTCGGGCTGGTGAAGATCTGCTCAGTATCACCCCATTCGATCAATTGTCCGAGATGAAAAAACGCGGTTTTCTGGCTGACCCGGGCGGCCTGCTGCATCGAATGGGTGACGATCACGATGGTGAAGTTCTCGCGAAGCTCGTCGATGAGCTCCTCGATCTTGGCGGTGGCGATGGGGTCGAGCGCCGAGCAGGGCTCGTCCATCAGGATGACTTCGGGGCTCACCGCGATCGCGCGGGCGATGCACAGACGCTGCTGCTGGCCGCCGGAAAGGCCGGTGCCCGGCTGGTCGAGGCGTTCCTTGACCTCTTTCCACAGGCCCGCCTTTTCGAGGCTGCTGCGCACGATCTCATCGAGCTCGCCCTTGCTCCCGGCCATGCCGTGGATGCGCGGGCCATAGGCCACGTTGTCGTAGATCGATTTGGGGAACGGATTCGGCTTCTGGAACACCATGCCGATGCGCGCCCTGAGCATCACCACGTCGAGCTTCGGATCGTAGATATCCTGCCCGTCGAGGGTGATCTCGCCGCCGACCTTGCAGCCGTCGATGACATCGTTCATGCGGTTGAGACAGCGCAGGAACGTCGACTTGCCGCAGCCCGACGGGCCGATGAGGGCTGTCACCATGCGCTCCGGCACATCGAGATCGACGTCGAACAGCGCCTGCTTGGAACCGTAATGCACGGTCACCTTGCGGCCATGCATCTTGGCGAGTGTGGGAGAGATTGCGTTCATGGGATCCTACCAGCGCCGCTCGAATCTGCGGCGGACAAAGATGGCGATGGCGTTCATGGAGATGAGGAAGGCCAGCAGCACCATGATGCCGGCGCTGGTCTTTTCGATAAAGGCGCGTTCCGGGCTGTCGGCCCAGAGATAGATCTGCACGGGCAGCACTGTCGCTGGATCCGTCGGCCCGTGCGGCACGTCGACGATGAAGGCTACCATGCCGATCATCAGCAACGGCGCCGATTCACCCAAGGCCCGGGCAAGCCCGATGATGGCGCCAGTCATGATGCCGGGTGTCGCCAGCGGCAGCACATGGTGCGAGACCACCTGCAAGGGCGAGGCGCCGATGCCATAGGCCGCTTCCCGGATCGAGGGCGGCACGGCCTTCAAGGCGGCGCGGGTCGCGATGATGATGGTGGGAGTGTCATCAGCGCCAGCACCATGCCACCCACCAAAGGGGCCGAGCGCGGCAGGCCGAAGAAGTTGATGAACACCGCCAGACCCAGCAAACCGAACACGATGGATGGCACGGCGGCGAGGTTGTTGATGTTGACCTCGATGATGTCGGTGAGCCGATTCTTGGGCGCGAATTCCTCAAGATAGATGGCGCTCATGACGCCCAGCGGCAAGGCCAGCAGCACCGTCACCAGCATGGTGAAGATCGAGCCCATGAGGGCACCAAGGATGCCGGCCTGTTCCGGTTCACGCGAATCGCCGGCCGACAGGAACACGGCGTTGAAGGCAGTGCGCAACTGGCCGGCCTCGTCCAGCTTGTCATACCAGGCGATCTGCGTGTCGGAGACGACGCGTTCACTCTCCGGCAGGTCGCGCTTGATGAAGCCCTTGGCCAGCATGTCCATGTCGTCGGCCGCCACCACCCAGATGCGCTGGGTGCTGCCGATGATGCTGGGGTCGGCCAGCACCGCCTGGCGCACGGTGTCGCCGGCGCCGTTGCTGACCAGGTTGAATAGGTTCTTGCGGTCGCCGCGGCTGGTCACCTCGGGGAACTGGACTTTCAGCGCTTCCTTGACCAGGCCCTGGTAATCGGCGGCACCCAGGGTCTCGGCATCGGTCTTGCCGTCCGGCGTGATCACCGCCGGGTCGAGCACGACATCAAGGGCGATCTCGGTGCGGTAGAAGGCGCTGTAGCCCTTGCTGCAGACCGAGAACAGCAGCACCCCCAGCATCGCGATGGCAAGCCCCACCGCGAACTGGCCATAGAAGCGGAAGCGGCGCTCGGCGGCATAGCGGCGGCGGATGCGCGCCTGGCTGAGATCCGGGCGTTTCAGTTGCGCATGGTCCATGGGAACGTCACTCATATTGCTCTCGATATTTCTTGACGATGCGAAGGGCGACGATGTTGAGGATGAGCGTGATCACGAAGAGCAGCAGGCCGAGCGCAAAGGCCGCCAGCGTCTTCGGGCTGTCGAATTCCTGGTCGCCCACCAGCAGGGTCACGATCTGCACGGTGACGGTGGTGACCGCCTCCAAGGGGTTCGCCGTGAGGTTGGCGGTCAGGCCCGCCGCCATCACCACGATCATCGTCTCGCCGATGGCGCGGGAAACCGCGAGCAGCACGCCGCCCATGATGCCGGGAAGGGCCGCCGGCACGACCACCTGGCGGATGGTTTCCGATTTCGTGGCACCGAGCGCAAAGGCACCGTCGCGCATCGCCTGCGGCACCGCGTTCATCACATCGTCCGACAGGGAGGAGATGAAGGGGATGATCATGACGCCCATGACGAGGCCGGCGGCAAGCGCCGATTCCGACGCCACGTCGAGGCCGATGCTGGCACCGAAGCCGCGAATGAGCGGCGCCACGGTGAGTGCCGCGAAGAAGCCATAGACCACGGTCGGGATGCCGGCCAGGATCTCGATGAGCGGCTTGGCCCAGGCGCGCGTGCGACGGCTGGCATAATCCGAGAGGTAGATCGCCGACATGAGGCCGATCGGCACCGCCACTACCATGGCGATGACCGTGATGAGGAGAGTGCCGGCAAAGACCGGGATGGCACCGAAGGCCCCCGACTGGCCGACCTGGTCGGCGCGGATCGCCATCTGCGGCGACCATTGCAGGCCGAAGAGGAACTCGAACACCGAGACCTGGGCGAAGAAGCGCATCGCCTCGAATACCAGCGACAACACGATGCCGACGGTGGTGAGGATCGAGAGCAGCGAACAGAGGATGAGCAGCACCATGGTCATGCGCTCGACCGCGTTGCGGGCGCGGAAATTGGCGCTGACATGGCGCTGCGCCCAGGCAAGACCGATGGCGGCGGCGCCCAAGGTGGCGGCGGCGATCGCCGCCCAGATCACGTCATGGCCGGTCCGTGAGTCACCCGGCAGGAAGTTTGCGAGCACCGCACCCAGCATCAGGGCAAGTGCCCCGGGCAGGAAGGCACCGAGGCCCACGAAGATGCCGTGATAGCCCGGCAGCGAATGCAACTGCCGCGTCGCGCCGCGCACACTGGCAAAGGCGCGGCGGCGGCCGAGCTGGAAGCCAACCGAGCTCAGCACCAGCAGCAGGCCGGCGGCGATCCAGGGCAGCAACACGGAGCTCGCACCAAGATCGAGGCTGGCGCCGAGGGTGCTGGCGACCGGCAGCGCTGCCAGCACGGCGGCCGCCACTTCGGCATGTTCGGTGGCCGGCATCGGCACCATGCCCTTGTCGGCCAGGTATCCCTGCGGGCCTGATGCCTTCTCACTCACGAATTCGGCGACGAATTCGGCCAATCCCGGCACGATCGCGCGGTGCTGCTTCTTCACATAGATATAGAGCTTGCGCGCGACTTCGTAGGACCCGTTGATGATGTTGTCTTCGCTGGGGGCGACACCATCCATGAGGCTGCCCTGCAGCAGGTCCTGGTTGTCGGCAAGGAAGGAATAGCCGAGCACCCCGAACGCGTCCGAATTGCCGCTGAGCTTCTGCACGATGAGATTGTCGTTCTCGCCGGCATCGATATAGGCGCCGTCCTCGCGCAGGGTCTGGCACTTGCCCTTGCGCACCTTCTCGTCGGCGATGGCCATGATCTCCGGAAAGGCGTGGCAGGCCTTCTCCATCACCAGTTCCAGGAACGCATCGCGCGTGCCCGAGGTTGGCGGCGGGCCCAGCACTTCGATCTTCTGCGCCGGCAGGGCGGGGTTGATCTCGGACCAGAGGGAATAGGGATTGGCCAGCAGCACGCCGTTGACCGGCACTTCCTTGGCCAGGG
This Rhodospirillaceae bacterium DNA region includes the following protein-coding sequences:
- a CDS encoding adenylate/guanylate cyclase domain-containing protein — its product is MKALYGFIVPLLLLFAAIVLRVNDPAQVQQVRNLVFDSYQRLDPRPYDPSLPVRIADIDEESLDKFGQWPWSRAQIALILDRLRELGAATVAIDVMMVEPDRTSPRAIARNLPQTADFESARLLMGTLPDPDQQLAEAMTRIPTILPFAMVWEDPRRLQARPASKAGFVYQRNDETGDPERYMQRLPYWVTSLDILQEVAAGVGSVNTNPDNDGVTRHVPLFMKVPDLKPHPSERNDPWYWRELPYRGSLAMEALRVAQGGTTYQIKMSGANQEDFFGSDLGIAKVRVGQITAPTASDGSLLLYDSGHKAERFFSLADIWDVDFDATQVTGRIIFIGTSVQGLRDQKPTPLDPVMAGVEIHAQIAEQLMAGQYLSRPYWADVAEEATLVTFGLILIFLAQGRAALFGLIVATVAIVGSFGSSYYLFKSRGFLLDPLYPAGIAFFIFVAATLIGFIRTEREKAHVRGAFSRYLSPILVDQLSKNPEKLKLGGELRELTVMFSDIRGFTKLSEGLDPQRLTTVINSFLTPMTRVIQNRQGTIDKYIGDCIMAFWNAPIDVEPHGRMAILAAYDMRAELVRINQRFAEEAARTGDKLIEIRIGMGLNSGICCVGNMGSDQRFDYSVLGDTVNTASRLESLSPAYFVDLVIGEETALTVPDFALLELDQVRVKGKNVPVRIYTGLGDERVAKSNSFQALKGVHDAMLAAYRGQAWSAARASLALAREAAPETLAKFYDMYEVRIAEYVAVPPPEDWDGVYVATTKGG
- the phoB gene encoding phosphate regulon transcriptional regulator PhoB; amino-acid sequence: MAERPRRADAPRGDTASDQRAKPVVLVVEDEPALLTLLKYNLEAEGYRVVEATNGEDALVKAREETPDLILLDWMLPLVSGIEVCRQIRRTPDLKSAAIIMLTAKGEEADKIRGLETGADDYVTKPFSPSELMARAKAALRRARPQSGEENLIYADLEMDLATHRVRRDNKDLHLGPTEFRLLKFLMENQGRVFSREQLLDHVWGRDIYVEPRTVDVHIRRLRKAINVDGLPDLIRTVRSAGYALDIED
- the phoU gene encoding phosphate signaling complex protein PhoU, yielding MMPQKAPDHIVKSFDDELRKLREQILAMGGRAEAQLTDAIQALAKRDSDKAVRVIESDKGIDAIEMTVAQDSLKILALRQPMAKDLREVVAAIKISSDIERIGDYAKNIAKRTLQLNQQAPLKPTGSIPRMGDLAIKLISAVLSAYANDDAEGLLAAWRSDESIDEMYNSLFRELLTYMMEDPRNIGASTHLLFIAKNIERIGDHATNIAETVHFLVHGKPIDETRPKGDTTNVAIHG
- a CDS encoding phosphate ABC transporter ATP-binding protein; the protein is MNAISPTLAKMHGRKVTVHYGSKQALFDVDLDVPERMVTALIGPSGCGKSTFLRCLNRMNDVIDGCKVGGEITLDGQDIYDPKLDVVMLRARIGMVFQKPNPFPKSIYDNVAYGPRIHGMAGSKGELDEIVRSSLEKAGLWKEVKERLDQPGTGLSGGQQQRLCIARAIAVSPEVILMDEPCSALDPIATAKIEELIDELRENFTIVIVTHSMQQAARVSQKTAFFHLGQLIEWGDTEQIFTSPKDERTQGYITGRFG
- the pstC gene encoding phosphate ABC transporter permease subunit PstC; translation: MLRQRGFLGFHRLRVSMLSGLVLAGLALAAQPAAARDQIHIVGSSTVYPFATAVAEHFSQMGFKAPVVESTGTGGGLKLFCAGVGESFPDIANASRPIKEGEVADCQKNGVDEIVEVEIGYDGIVLASAKNAPPRALGIRDLYLALAKEVPVNGVLLANPYSLWSEINPALPAQKIEVLGPPPTSGTRDAFLELVMEKACHAFPEIMAIADEKVRKGKCQTLREDGAYIDAGENDNLIVQKLSGNSDAFGVLGYSFLADNQDLLQGSLMDGVAPSEDNIINGSYEVARKLYIYVKKQHRAIVPGLAEFVAEFVSEKASGPQGYLADKGMVPMPATEHAEVAAAVLAALPVASTLGASLDLGASSVLLPWIAAGLLLVLSSVGFQLGRRRAFASVRGATRQLHSLPGYHGIFVGLGAFLPGALALMLGAVLANFLPGDSRTGHDVIWAAIAAATLGAAAIGLAWAQRHVSANFRARNAVERMTMVLLILCSLLSILTTVGIVLSLVFEAMRFFAQVSVFEFLFGLQWSPQMAIRADQVGQSGAFGAIPVFAGTLLITVIAMVVAVPIGLMSAIYLSDYASRRTRAWAKPLIEILAGIPTVVYGFFAALTVAPLIRGFGASIGLDVASESALAAGLVMGVMIIPFISSLSDDVMNAVPQAMRDGAFALGATKSETIRQVVVPAALPGIMGGVLLAVSRAIGETMIVVMAAGLTANLTANPLEAVTTVTVQIVTLLVGDQEFDSPKTLAAFALGLLLFVITLILNIVALRIVKKYREQYE